In Eretmochelys imbricata isolate rEreImb1 chromosome 14, rEreImb1.hap1, whole genome shotgun sequence, a genomic segment contains:
- the CASKIN2 gene encoding caskin-2, whose product MMGREQELIQAVKNGDVPGVQKLVAKVKASKSKLLGSAKRMNVNYQDADGFSALHHAALGGSLELISLLLEAQATVDIKDSNGMRPLHYAAWQGRVEPVHLLLRAAASVNMASQDGQIPLHLSAQYGHYEVSEMLLQHQSNPCLINKAKKTPMDLACEFGRLKVAQLLLNSHMCVALLEGQSKDTSDPNYTTPLHLAAKNGHKEIIRQLLKAGIEINRQTKTGTALHEAALYGKTEVVRLLLEGGVDVNIRNTYNQTALDIVNQFTTSHASKDIKQLLREASGILKVRALKDFWNLHDPTALNIRAGDIITVLEQHSDGRWKGHIHDTQKGTDRVGYFPPSIVEVISKRTGMTLPRLVPAHQRQGIAAPPGGLQPLPGDAPQQAPLSLPTAYGHLTLTRTAPEPENSAGDRNSVGSEGSIGSIRSAGSGQSTEGNNGQSTSILIENATPLPPGGEDLQLHLLGSNSQNGQLNSLTGTLGRQNLTNCNASNRIFSHQYLRPEQLLEGKDAEAIYNWLSEFQLEFYTANFLNAGYDVPTISRMTPEDLTAIGVTKPGHRKKISTEIGQLSIAEWLPNYIPADLMEWLSAIGLPQYHKKLVSNGYDSISIVTDLTWEDLQEIGINKLGHQKKIMLAVKKLTDIRKNLNQADTKLARRKIPGALDIVTIESVENGESQSPHTPKMITFQDSELSYELQTAMSNSCQETLPMKNTQGMSRSQESIGVRSRGSGHSQDNMLSKTILSSHSQESLGSGSSGHSSTQPRQKENADVLPGRPNQDNYGKITKLTTQEGLNGYSNGCGGSPLKERNLPEGTDQYQRPVAQKSSVPLLQPSNSLPAATPCTPPQPPNKGTAPYVFMYPHISLKSPGVPEQPKNPAHLYPQFSSTPRSNLQSSAQKAFSYLHSHCSGTESPYVSPKPGATLGSWQAGEQQNGDTFKYKKRSHSLNRYALSDGEHEKEEGVTSTLGSYATLTRRPGRSQVPRTYLQSDSKVVRSQSFAIRAKRKGPPPPPPKRLSSVSSAQAMEAEGEQGLESERQPAVAQDSVDVAPSAWLGTSNAGTSRTVKSIAAMLEVPTVGGSPPKPLLLQKPPTPDHELVSRAGSDGQPCGARISEGSCSMRLSDNERDAFGNNRPRRRTLSEPSVTTMEALQSSLEDVQSDTEEERRPGPEDCEISSSSSQNSSSECIPFAEEGNLTIKQRPKPTGQHKAEATSRDSESSSLTAADVGPPCSSAAKELGGNTEKELEVLEFNLTESDTVKRRPRCKEREPLQTLLKVFSLAGQNQALASPPPQYAQAQAVSIMGPALQVPEPEPGGNGDGFDDDRVEFRIAEIEKSILSLEKGVKKPPLSLKSTSPGELHEGAVRLRTSPVGPDASVKHTSVASTKLVFSGPKTIYQQVLQPSRNTIAPWATAEMAPEVAGSTAVACPSKLEIGNKAVLSSGMPIFMKPLSAAPDAALAQQRLEQTNSSLAAALQAAEKKITAEELDSHYGATHSANNILEDISNMFDDLADQLDAMLD is encoded by the exons GTTCTCAGCACTGCACCATGCAGCCCTGGGTGGGAGCCTGGAGCTcatctccctgctgctggaggcacAGGCCACTGTCGACATAAAGGACAGCAATG GGATGCGCCCGCTGCACTATGCTGCCTGGCAGGGGAGGGTGGAGCCGGTCCACCTGCTGCTGCGGGCAGCCGCCTCGGTCAACATGGCGTCACAGGATGGGCAGATCCCCCTGCATCTGTCTGCGCAGTACGGGCACTACGAGGTG TCAGAAATGCTGCTCCAGCACCAGTCCAACCCGTGTCTCATCAATAAGGCGAAGAAAACCCCCATGGACCTGGCCTGTGAGTTTGGCCGGCTTAAG GTTGCCCAATTGCTGCTGAACAGCCACATGTGTGTTGCTCTCCTGGAGGGTCAGTCCAAAGACACTAGTGACCCCAACTACACCACCCCTCTGCACCTGGCAGCCAAGAACGGGCACAAGGAGATAATCAG gcagCTGCTGAAAGCTGGGATTGAGATCAACAGGCAGACAAAGACGGGCACGGCCCTGCATGAGGCAGCACTCTACGGCAAGACGGAGGTGGTGCGCCTGCTGCTGGAG GGTGGCGTAGATGTGAACATCCGAAACACCTACAACCAGACGGCCCTGGACATCGTGAACCAGTTCACCACCTCGCACGCCAGCAAGGACATCAAGCAACTGCTGAGAG AGGCATCAGGAATTCTGAAAGTCCGAGCTTTAAAAGATTTCTGGAATCTCCATGACCCAACTGCTCTCAACATCCGGGCAGGAGATATCATCACG GTCCTGGAGCAGCACTCTGACGGGCGCTGGAAGGGGCACATCCACGACACTCAGAAAGGCACTGATCGAGTCGGctacttccctccctccatcgTCGAGGTCATCAGCAAGCGGACAG GCATGACTCTTCCCCGCTTGGTACCTGCACACCAGCGCCAGGGCATTGCTGCCCCTCCCGGCGGGCTGCAGCCACTCCCAGGTGATGCTCCTCAGCAGGCACCCCTCAGCCTCCCTACTGCCTACGGCCACCTCACCTTAACCAGGACAGCCCCGGAGCCTGAGAACTCAG CAGGAGACAGGAACAGCGTGGGCAGTGAGGGCAGCATTGGCAGCATTCGCAGTGCCGGCAGCGGGCAGAGCACTGAGGGCAACAACGGGCAGAGCACCAGTATCCTCATCGAGAACGCCACG CCGCTGCCCCCTGGTGGTGAGGACCTGCAACTGCACCTCTTAGGATCAAATAGCCAGAATGGGCAGCTGAACTCCTTGACAG GAACCCTTGGGCGCCAGAACCTGACCAACTGTAACGCCAGCAACAGGATCTTCTCTCACCAATACCTCCGCCCTGAACAGCTCTTGGAGGGAAAG GATGCAGAAGCCATTTACAACTGGCTGAGCGAGTTCCAGCTGGAGTTCTACACGGCCAACTTCCTCAATGCTGGTTATGACGTCCCCACCATCAGCCGCATGACCCCAGAG GACCTAACAGCCATTGGGGTGACTAAGCCGGGGCACAGAAAGAAAATCTCCACTGAGATTGGGCAGCTCAGCATTGCAGAGTGGCTGCCAAATTACATTCCT GCCGACCTGATGGAGTGGCTGAGCGCCATTGGGCTGCCCCAGTACCATAAGAAGCTGGTGAGCAATGGCTATGACTCCATCAGCATCGTAACAGACCTGACATGGGAGGACCTGCAGGAGATTGGCATCAACAAGCTGG GCCACCAGAAGAAGATCATGCTGGCTGTCAAGAAGCTGACAGACATCCGCAAGAACCTGAACCAAGCCGACACCAAACTGGCAAGACGCAAAATCCCTGGGGCCCTGGACATAGTCACCATTGAGTCTGTTGAGAATGGAGAGTCCCAGTCTCCACACACGCCCAAGATGATAACCTTCCAGGACAGCGAGCTGAGCTATGAGCTCCAAACAGCCATGTCCAACAGCTGCCAGGAAACGCTCCCCATGAAGAACACTCAGGGGATGTCACGGAGTCAGGAGAGCATTGGAGTGCGCTCCAGAGGGTCAGGGCATTCTCAGGACAACATGTTGTCCAAGACCATCCTCTCCAGCCATTCCCAGGAGAGCCTGGGCAGCGGCAGCAGCGGGCACTCCTCCACGCAGCCCCGGCAGAAGGAGAATGCGGACGTTCTGCCAGGGAGACCTAACCAAGATAATTACGGGAAGATTACCAAGCTGACCACCCAAGAGGGACTGAATGGTTACTCCAATGGGTGTGGAGGAAGCCCTCTGAAAGAGAGGAACCTCCCCGAAGGGACAGATCAGTACCAGCGGCCTGTGGCTCagaaaagcagcgttccactgttaCAGCCATCCAACTCTCTACCAGCagcaaccccctgcaccccaccacaGCCGCCCAACAAGGGCACAGCACCCTACGTCTTCATGTATCCTCACATCTCCTTGAAATCCCCCGGTGTTCCTGAGCAGCCCAAGAACCCAGCACACCTGTACCCCCAGTTCTCCTCGACCCCGAGGAGCAACCTCCAGTCATCAGCTCAGAAAGCTTTCTCTTATCTCCATTCCcactgcagtggcacagaatcaCCATACGTGTCTCCAAAGCCTGGTGCcaccctgggctcctggcaggcTGGAGAACAGCAAAATGGAGACACCTTCAAATACAAGAAGCGCTCTCACAGCCTGAACCGCTACGCTCTGTCGGATGGTGAGCATGAGAAAGAGGAGGGAGTCACTAGCACCCTGGGCTCCTACGCCACCCTCACCAGGCGCCCGGGACGGAGCCAAGTGCCACGCACCTATCTGCAGTCAGACAGCAAGGTCGTTCGCAGCCAGTCCTTCGCCATCCGGGCGAAGAGGAAagggcctccacccccaccacctaAGCGCCTGAGCTCTGTCTCCAGTGCCCAGGctatggaggcagagggggagcagggtctggaaTCAGAAAGGCAGCCAGCTGTTGCCCAAGATTCGGTGGATGTGGCTCCCTCAGCATGGCTGGGCACCAGCAATGCAGGCACCAGTCGAACAGTGAAGAGCATAGCTGCAATGCTTGAGGTGCCCACCGTAGGTGGGAGTCCACCAAAGCCTCTTCTGTTACAAAAGCCCCCAACTCCAGATCACGAGCTAGTTTCTAGAGCAGGCTCAGATGGTCAGCCCTGTGGAGCCAGGATCTCTGAAGGCTCCTGCAGCATGAGGCTCTCGGATAACGAGAGAGACGCCTTTGGAAACAACAGGCCCCGCCGTCGCACGTTAAGCGAACCCAGTGTCACCACGATGGAGGCCTTGCAAAGCAGCCTGGAGGATGTCCAGTCTGACACAGAGGAGGAGCGGAGACCTGGCCCAGAGGACTGTGAGATCTCGTCGTCGTCCTCTCAGAACAGCTCCAGTGAGTGCATTCCATTTGCAGAAGAAGGCAACTTAACCATCAAACAGCGACCAAAGCCTACCGGGCAACACAAGGCAGAAGCTACCAGCCGGGACTCTGAATCCAGCTCCCTGACAGCTGCTGATGTGGggcctccctgctcctctgctgcGAAGGAGCTGGGAGGAAACACAGAAAAAGAGTTGGAAGTTCTGGAATTCAACCTCACCGAATCTGACACGGTGAAGCGGAGGCCCCGGTGCAAGGAGAGGGAGCCACTCCAGACTCTGCTAAAAGTGTTCAGCTTGGCTGGCCAGAACCAGGCTCTTGCGAGTCCGCCCCCACAATATGCACAGGCCCAAGCCGTGAGCATCATGGGCCCAGCGCTACAAGTGCCGGAGCCGGAGCCCGGGGGGAACGGAGACGGTTTTGATGACGACAGAGTGGAATTCAGAATTGCTGAGATTGAGAAGAGCATCCTGTCTCTGGAGAAGGGGGTCAAAAAGCCTCCACTTTCTCTGAAATCAACCAGCCCTGGGGAGCTGCATGAGGGTGCTGTCCGCCTGAGGACCTCACCTGTAGGGCCAG ATGCCTCAGTCAAGCACACGTCCGTTGCTTCTACGAAGCTGGTATTTTCAGGGCCAAAAACGATTTATCAGCAAGTCCTGCAGCCCTCCCGGAATACCATCGCCCCCTGGGCAACTGCCGAGATGGCACCAGAGGTGGCAGGATCTACTGCTGTTGCCTGCCCATCGAAGCTGGAGATTGGCAACAAGGCAGTCTTGAGCAGCGGGATGCCCATTTTTATGAAGCCTTTGAGTGCTGCTCCGGATGCAGCCCTGGCTCAGCAGAGACTGGAACAGACCAACTCCTCCCTGGCAGCTGCGCTGCAGGCTGCTGAGAAAAAAATAACAGCCGAGGAGTTGGACAG tCACTACGGGGCTACGCACTCAGCTAATAACATCCTGGAAGACATCAGCAACATGTTCGATGACCTGGCTGACCAGCTGGACGCCATGCTGGACTGA